From one Paenibacillus sp. FSL K6-1330 genomic stretch:
- a CDS encoding amino acid ABC transporter ATP-binding protein, which produces MITVKDLHKSFGKLEILKGIDIEIAKGEVVVVIGPSGSGKSTFLRCLNLLEVPTSGEISFEGELITAKNHNINSTREKMGMVFQQFNLFPHKKVIDNITLAPIQVKGVSAKEAEATADELLKSVGLQDKKESYPSQLSGGQKQRIAIARALAMQPHVMLFDEPTSALDPEMVGEVLEVMKKLAEGGMTMVIVTHEMGFAREVGDRILFMDGGKIVEEGTPDQLFGNPTHPRTQEFLSKVL; this is translated from the coding sequence GTGATAACCGTTAAGGATCTTCATAAATCGTTTGGCAAGCTGGAAATCTTGAAAGGCATTGACATTGAGATTGCAAAAGGAGAAGTAGTGGTTGTCATCGGGCCGAGCGGCTCCGGTAAAAGTACCTTTTTACGATGTCTCAATTTGCTTGAAGTGCCGACCAGCGGCGAAATTTCGTTCGAGGGTGAGCTGATCACCGCCAAGAATCACAATATCAATTCAACCCGTGAGAAAATGGGCATGGTATTTCAGCAGTTTAATCTGTTTCCTCACAAGAAGGTCATCGATAATATTACGCTTGCTCCAATTCAGGTGAAGGGTGTCTCAGCAAAGGAAGCCGAGGCTACTGCAGACGAGCTGCTGAAATCGGTTGGCCTGCAGGACAAGAAGGAGTCTTATCCTTCCCAGCTGTCCGGTGGACAGAAGCAGAGAATTGCCATTGCCCGCGCACTCGCGATGCAGCCGCATGTCATGCTGTTTGATGAGCCAACCTCCGCACTGGACCCTGAGATGGTAGGTGAGGTATTGGAAGTAATGAAGAAACTTGCCGAAGGCGGTATGACGATGGTTATCGTCACCCATGAGATGGGTTTCGCCCGGGAAGTGGGAGATCGGATCCTGTTCATGGATGGCGGTAAAATCGTAGAGGAAGGCACGCCGGACCAGTTGTTTGGCAATCCGACTCATCCTCGTACGCAAGAATTTTTAAGTAAGGTTTTGTAA
- a CDS encoding 3D domain-containing protein, producing MLQQMRSWTRNYGLNKNNKIAGKTAKWLTVTAVVLGLTFAGGGLQAHASAVHVAKNGDTFYFLSKQYGVNMDKLMKANPAIKATNIYQGLKITIPGTVSMNSTASAAPIAPGTTGFTPSLSVSPEKNVVEAWGKTFNYSKALSVKATAYSSAASENGGWGAVDYFGNSLELGTIAVDPKIIPLGTKVLVTGHEHPGLPKKAFVAEARDIGGAIKGSRIDIFIPGSKSSVNQFGIQDIKLFIIE from the coding sequence ATGTTACAACAAATGAGATCATGGACTAGAAATTATGGACTTAACAAAAATAATAAGATCGCTGGAAAAACAGCAAAATGGCTTACCGTTACAGCCGTTGTACTTGGCCTGACTTTCGCCGGAGGGGGACTGCAGGCACATGCAAGCGCAGTGCATGTCGCTAAGAATGGCGACACCTTCTACTTCTTATCTAAACAGTACGGTGTAAACATGGACAAGCTGATGAAGGCTAACCCTGCGATTAAGGCAACGAATATATACCAGGGGCTAAAAATCACCATTCCAGGGACGGTATCGATGAACTCGACGGCATCTGCTGCACCGATCGCTCCAGGAACCACCGGATTTACGCCCAGCTTGAGCGTTTCCCCTGAGAAGAACGTGGTGGAAGCATGGGGCAAGACGTTTAATTATAGCAAAGCATTGTCGGTCAAGGCTACTGCCTATTCTTCTGCAGCAAGCGAGAACGGTGGTTGGGGCGCGGTTGATTACTTCGGAAATTCCCTTGAGCTCGGCACCATCGCTGTCGATCCCAAGATCATTCCGCTCGGTACCAAGGTGCTTGTAACAGGACATGAGCATCCAGGACTGCCGAAAAAGGCATTTGTGGCAGAAGCTCGTGATATTGGTGGAGCTATTAAAGGGAGTAGGATTGATATTTTCATCCCAGGTTCAAAATCATCCGTGAATCAATTCGGCATTCAGGATATCAAATTGTTCATTATCGAATAA
- a CDS encoding polysaccharide deacetylase family protein: MFNRYRAGSCLLCILLFFFMVPDISAHASDVHSLSLQPQDTSVMSESGQILDHAKRNKTQNSDDAPSLSQLLRKYPDTFRSSGPRIKQIALTFDDVPDPRFTGKVLDVLKKFQVKATFFAVGERAKKHPDLAKRIHDEGHAIGNHSYNHAQLNKLSLEKFKGQIERTNTILKSLTGVDPRLIRPPYGDINEEQLQWARKNGYKVVNWNVDSLDWKGLSKEEVKSNILSAVGPGSIVLQHAGGGVGSNLTGTIEALPDIITELRSKGYSFVTLPEMLGVSESR, from the coding sequence ATGTTCAATCGATACCGTGCAGGAAGCTGCCTGTTGTGTATCCTATTATTCTTTTTCATGGTGCCGGACATCTCGGCACACGCGTCCGATGTACATAGTTTGTCACTTCAACCCCAGGACACTTCCGTCATGTCGGAATCCGGCCAAATCTTGGATCATGCCAAGCGCAATAAGACCCAAAATTCAGACGATGCGCCGTCTTTAAGTCAATTACTGAGAAAATATCCGGATACCTTTCGCTCCAGCGGACCCCGGATCAAACAGATCGCTCTGACCTTTGATGATGTCCCGGATCCCCGATTTACCGGAAAAGTACTGGACGTCCTCAAAAAGTTTCAGGTAAAAGCCACGTTCTTTGCAGTGGGGGAACGGGCCAAAAAACATCCCGATCTCGCGAAACGAATCCATGATGAAGGTCACGCCATTGGTAATCACTCCTATAATCACGCCCAGCTGAACAAGCTGAGCCTGGAGAAATTCAAAGGCCAAATCGAACGTACCAACACGATCTTGAAATCCCTAACCGGAGTGGACCCTCGGCTAATCCGTCCGCCTTATGGTGATATCAATGAAGAGCAGCTTCAGTGGGCACGCAAAAACGGATACAAAGTCGTGAATTGGAATGTCGACTCCCTCGATTGGAAAGGGCTGAGTAAGGAAGAGGTGAAAAGCAACATTTTATCAGCGGTCGGGCCAGGCTCGATCGTACTCCAACATGCCGGAGGTGGCGTGGGATCCAACCTAACCGGAACGATCGAAGCACTCCCGGACATTATTACCGAGCTGCGGAGTAAGGGATATAGCTTCGTCACACTCCCGGAGATGTTAGGCGTGTCAGAGTCGAGATAG
- a CDS encoding NADH:flavin oxidoreductase/NADH oxidase, protein MADLFTPYNFKNLTLKNRIVMPPMCQYSVQAEDGIPNDWHFVHYVSRAVGGTGFIIVEMTGVHPDGRITNQDTGIWDDNQIPAYRRIVESVHSYGTKIGIQLGHAGRKAQDAEPSVAPSAIPFSSHYKMPKMLSGAEVEELIQAFKEGARRAVEAGFDTVEIHGAHGYLIHQFHSPLTNQRSDEYGQDLPLFGERVVQAVKEVLPEGMPIIMRVSAKEYVDGGYDVQYCAEICKRYRDAGVDIFHISSGGEGQVGANGGPEAKPGYQVDLAAEFKQLLKVPVIAVGLLDDYHAAQEVILSGKADLVAIGRGMLRDPYWAVHAAKALDGGQKVPKQYERAY, encoded by the coding sequence TTGGCAGACTTGTTTACACCTTACAATTTCAAGAATTTGACCCTCAAGAACCGCATTGTTATGCCACCGATGTGTCAATATTCCGTTCAAGCTGAGGACGGGATTCCGAATGATTGGCATTTTGTTCATTACGTCAGCCGTGCCGTTGGAGGTACTGGCTTCATTATTGTAGAAATGACAGGTGTCCATCCTGATGGACGCATAACGAATCAGGACACGGGGATATGGGACGATAATCAGATCCCAGCCTATCGCCGTATTGTGGAGAGTGTGCATTCTTATGGAACCAAGATTGGTATCCAGCTTGGGCATGCCGGAAGAAAAGCGCAGGATGCAGAACCGTCAGTAGCCCCTTCTGCGATTCCGTTCAGTTCCCATTACAAAATGCCCAAGATGCTTTCCGGGGCGGAAGTGGAAGAGCTCATTCAAGCCTTCAAGGAAGGCGCGCGTCGAGCTGTTGAGGCCGGGTTCGATACCGTTGAGATTCATGGCGCCCATGGTTACCTTATTCATCAGTTCCACTCGCCGCTAACGAACCAGCGCAGTGATGAATATGGTCAAGACCTTCCTCTGTTCGGTGAGCGGGTTGTTCAAGCCGTTAAGGAAGTCCTGCCCGAAGGCATGCCGATCATAATGAGAGTATCTGCAAAAGAATATGTGGACGGCGGCTATGATGTGCAATACTGTGCGGAGATTTGCAAACGTTACCGCGATGCCGGCGTCGATATTTTTCATATCTCCTCGGGGGGAGAAGGCCAGGTCGGCGCCAATGGAGGTCCGGAAGCGAAGCCCGGTTATCAGGTGGATCTGGCAGCAGAGTTCAAACAGCTGTTAAAGGTGCCTGTTATTGCGGTAGGATTGCTGGATGATTACCATGCCGCGCAAGAGGTGATTTTGTCAGGCAAAGCGGATCTGGTGGCGATTGGCCGGGGCATGCTCCGCGATCCCTACTGGGCTGTTCATGCAGCCAAGGCGCTTGATGGAGGACAGAAAGTCCCCAAGCAATATGAACGAGCATATTAA
- a CDS encoding PspA/IM30 family protein, translating into MSIFKRLRDLTMSNINAIIDKAEDPIKMTDQYIRDMTEDLEDAEKAVASQIAIEKRFKALYEEQAALVEKRTQQAHTAAQAQNVDLARRALEEKKAAEAKRDEYKASYDQNKLAADNLRGKLEEMRKQLTAMKNKRETLVARYNAAKAQTEINKAMNGFGTDTASAGLKRMEEKMLAMEARAEASNEMSSSEKSLDEEFENLGKDKVVEDELAALMKQYENK; encoded by the coding sequence ATGTCCATATTTAAAAGATTGCGCGATTTGACCATGTCCAATATTAACGCCATTATCGACAAGGCGGAAGACCCGATTAAAATGACGGATCAGTACATTCGAGATATGACGGAAGATCTTGAGGATGCTGAGAAAGCGGTAGCTTCACAAATTGCCATTGAGAAACGCTTTAAAGCACTTTATGAAGAGCAAGCTGCGCTTGTGGAAAAACGCACGCAGCAAGCGCATACCGCAGCACAAGCTCAAAACGTTGATCTTGCCCGCCGCGCGCTGGAAGAGAAGAAGGCCGCCGAGGCCAAGCGTGATGAGTACAAAGCCAGCTACGATCAGAACAAACTGGCAGCCGACAATCTGCGCGGCAAGCTGGAAGAAATGCGCAAGCAGCTTACAGCGATGAAGAACAAACGTGAAACTTTGGTCGCTCGTTATAATGCCGCTAAAGCGCAAACCGAGATCAACAAAGCGATGAACGGGTTTGGGACTGATACAGCATCGGCCGGATTGAAACGAATGGAAGAGAAGATGCTGGCTATGGAAGCTCGTGCGGAAGCAAGCAATGAAATGTCGTCAAGTGAGAAATCCCTTGATGAAGAGTTTGAGAACCTTGGCAAGGACAAAGTCGTTGAGGATGAGCTTGCAGCCTTGATGAAACAATACGAGAACAAGTAA
- a CDS encoding DUF350 domain-containing protein, producing the protein MDFDMILRVLLWTAVGGLLLFVLMFVDSLFTKYNDLEEVKAGNMAVTTRLILKLFAQGYILSVSIGTSYHLLEAIVVSIISFIILLILESLTELMLRNFGKLNLDKGTREGKTGYGLFAGSLHVVGALIITACL; encoded by the coding sequence ATGGATTTTGATATGATCTTGCGTGTATTGCTATGGACAGCTGTCGGTGGGCTGCTGTTGTTTGTTTTGATGTTTGTGGATTCCCTGTTCACGAAATATAACGATCTTGAAGAAGTGAAAGCGGGTAACATGGCGGTAACCACAAGACTGATATTGAAACTGTTCGCACAAGGGTATATTTTATCCGTGTCGATTGGTACGTCATATCATCTACTTGAGGCGATAGTGGTATCAATCATTTCGTTTATCATATTGCTGATTCTCGAATCGTTGACAGAGCTCATGCTGCGTAACTTCGGCAAGCTGAACCTTGACAAAGGAACCCGCGAGGGAAAGACGGGATACGGTTTATTTGCAGGTTCGCTGCATGTGGTAGGAGCGTTAATTATTACCGCTTGCCTATAG